A region from the Drosophila takahashii strain IR98-3 E-12201 chromosome 2L, DtakHiC1v2, whole genome shotgun sequence genome encodes:
- the LOC108069000 gene encoding beta-1,3-glucosyltransferase → MSTKVCGELVLLCFVSLCCCKFEPGEVLLVIACPPLPLEAKDECLALADSVREQRRKLELAGIFPGDYVLKVHVMHELFNYWTMLDALPHLRGQTRLLGPRTEWIIWCQHNTRLTSLRGLLEQLSRQNPRELSFYGHALYDSEATIIHHFLSYKDRFPYPMFSAGVIFTGVMLRRMVELVVHNAHNITLNSDFSIDASHELARFIYDNVSPNPQERTPMSGKILLKSASYICPTAAAVQGPEIPNRGPCCLLHAQPEEPSVGLLPASEHRKERCVYTSGSNIYFAIKTCAKFHKERIAIIERTWATEAWNRRYYSDVADVGIPTISTGIPNVQSGHCAKTLAILQLSLKDIGEQMGIRWLMLVDDDTLLSVSRLSGVLSCHNHTDLMYLGQRYGFRLHAPDGFNYHTGGAGIVFSLPLVKLIVERCSCPSASAPDDMILGYCLQALGVAAVPVAGMHQARPQDYASELLHLHPPVSFHKFWNTDPGHTYHWWLGGSLLNRSVPLAALKEQTAAAQLHLLEGLPRLGDVGFLQESGLEAAGKHLDL, encoded by the exons ATGTCAACTAAGGTCTGTGGGGAGCTGGTACTTTTGTGCTTTGTGAGCTTGTGCTGCTGCAAATTTGAACCTGGAGAAGTGCTCCTGGTCATCGCCTGTCCACCCCTTCCCCTCGAAGCTAAAGATGAGTGCTTAGCATTGGCAGACAGCGTGCGTGAGCAGCGTAGGAAACTGGAACTGGCGGGGATCTTCCCCGGGGACTATGTCTTAAAGGTCCATGTGATGCACGAGCTTTTCAACTACTGGACCATGCTAGACGCACTTCCACATTTGAGAGGCCAGACACGTCTATTAGGACCTCGCACGGAATGGATTATATGGTGTCAACACAACACGCGTTTGACCTCGCTGCGCGGCCTGCTCGAGCAGCTGAGTCGCCAAAACCCCAGGGAG CTCTCCTTTTACGGTCACGCCCTGTACGATTCGGAGGCCACCATTATACACCATTTCTTGAGTTACAAGGACCGCTTTCCCTATCCCATGTTTAGCGCCGGAGTTATCTTCACAGGTGTTATGCTGCGcag AATGGTGGAACTTGTTGTTCATAATGCCCATAACATCACCCTTAATAGCGACTTTTCCATTGATGCCTCTCATGAGCTGGCGCGCTTTATTTACGATAACGTATCGCCCAACCCGCAAGAACGCACACCGATGTCTGGGAAAATACTTCTAAAAAGTGCCAGCTACATTTGCCCGACCGCTGCAGCAGTGCAAGGCCCGGAGATCCCAAACAGAGGACCCTGTTGTTTACTGCATGCACAGCCAGAGGAGCCATCTGTTGGCCTGCTACCGGCTTCGGAGCACAGGAAGGAGCGTTGT GTGTACACGTCAGGATCGAACATATATTTCGCAATCAAAACCTGTGCGAAATTCCATAAGGAACGCATAGCAATCATCGAACGCACCTGGGCAACCGAAGCCTGGAACAGAAGATACTACAGCGATGTGGCAG ACGTCGGCATACCGACAATCAGCACTGGGATACCGAATGTGCAGTCAGGACATTGTGCCAAGACATTGGCAATTTTACAATTATCCCTCAAGGATATCGGTGAACAAATGGGCATACGCTGGCTCATGCTTGTCGACGATGATACGCTGCTGAG TGTGTCCCGACTGAGCGGCGTGCTGAGCTGTCACAACCATACGGATCTCATGTATCTGGGCCAGCGCTATGGCTTCCGGCTGCATGCCCCAGACGGCTTCAATTATCACACGGGAGGGGCCGGCATCGTGTTCAGCCTGCCCCTGGTGAAACTCATCGTGGAACGCTGCAGTTGTCCCAGTGCCAGCGCCCCCGACGATATGATCCTGGGCTACTGCCTCCAAGCACTCGGTGTGGCGGCCGTGCCGGTTGCTGGCATGCACCAGGCCCGTCCCCAGGACTACGCCAGCGAGCTACTGCATCTGCATCCGCCCGTATCATTCCACAAGTTTTGGAACACGGACCCAGGGCACACCTACCACTGGTGGCTGGGAGGAAGCTTGCTCAATCGGAGTGTCCCGCTCGCGGCGCTCAAGGAacagactgctgctgctcaacTGCACCTGCTTGAAGGACTTCCCCGGCTCGGCGATGTCGGATTCCTACAAGAGTCGGGGTTGGAGGCTGCGGGAAAACATTTGGATCTTTAA
- the mtm gene encoding phosphatidylinositol-3,5-bisphosphate 3-phosphatase MTMR2: MDSSTSLADKLASKAASSNSLDSSSKSSSLGSKHGSGENGALRDTPFGYLDGEEDQDQKNDVTYVCPYRGPVFGALTITNYRLYFRSLPLRDQEPPVVVDVPLGVIARVEKIGGATSRGENSYGIEIFCKDMRNLRFAHKQQNHSRRTVFEKLQANAFPLSYSGRLFAFAHAAANSVNGNGGWDGWMVYEPLAELRRLGVPNDMWRATKLNESYAICDSYPAVWAVPKAASDDFLRRVATFRSRCRLPVLSWMNPRTQATITRCSQPLVGVSGKRNSDDEAYLSFIMEANAQSDKLTIMDARPSANAIANKAKGGGYESEDAYKNVEINFLDIHNIHVMRESLRKVKEACFPTTDDSKWQTAIDSTLWLKHIRCILAGAVRIVDKVETMSTSVVVHCSDGWDRTAQLTALSMLLLDPHYRTVRGFEVLIEKEWLSFGHKFQQRVGHGDNKHSDADRSPVFLQFIDSVWQVSQQFNNAFEFNEHFLITIVDHLYSCRFGTFLCNTEAERVTEDLKHKTTSLWTHINSSLDQYLNPLFPSFTHGAELVLRPIASVRSVRLWKGLYCRWNPGLCAPQHGCQRTRELLSKQDQLFKLVNELRLKSNNRSNSMQTTTRLASPMH, encoded by the exons ATGGATTCCTCCACCAGTCTGGCGGACAAGTTGGCGTCCAAAGCAGCTAGCAGCAACTCACTAGACAGCAGCTCCAAGTCCAGTTCTCTGGGCTCCAAGCACGGTAGCGGGGAGAACGGTGCTCTGCGGGACACGCCCTTCGGTTACCTGGACGGCGAGGAGGACCAAGACCAGAAGAACGACGTGACCTACGTGTGTCCCTACCGCGGGCCCGTGTTCGGGGCTCTTACCATTACTAACTACCGTCTTTACTTCCGGTCGCTTCCTCTGCGGGATCAGGAGCCACCAGTGGTCGTCGACGTGCCACTCGGCGTTATTGCTCGCGTGGAGAAGATAGGCGGTGCCACGTCGCGGGGCGAAAACTCCTATGGCATCGAAATCTTCTGCAAGGACATGCGTAACCTGCGCTTCGCCCACAAGCAGCAGAATCACTCGCGCAGGACGGTGTTCGAGAAACTGCAGGCCAACGCTTTTCCACTCTCGTACAGTGGACGCCTCTTTGCCTTCGCCCATGCGGCGGCAAACTCGGTTAACGGAAACGGCGGATGGGACGGATGGATGGTGTATGAACCGCTGGCAGAGCTACGGCGATTGGGCGTTCCCAACGACATGTGGCGGGCTACCAAGCTGAACGAGTCTTATGCCATTTGCGACAGCTATCCGGCCGTGTGGGCTGTCCCTAAGGCGGCTTCCGATGATTTTCTGAGGCGAGTGGCAACATTCCGCTCTCGTTGCCGCCTGCCGGTGCTGTCCTGGATGAATCCTCGGACCCAGGCGACCATCACTCGGTGCTCCCAGCCCCTGGTGGGCGTGAGTGGCAAGCGAAATTCGGACGATGAGGCATACCTCAGTTTTATCATGGAGGCGAACGCACAGTCGGACAAGTTGACTATCATGGACGCGCGGCCAAGCGCCAATGCTATTGCCAACAAGGCTAAGGGTGGGGGTTACGAGTCGGAGGACGCTTACAAGAACGTGGAAATCAACTTCCTCGACATCCACAACATCCACGTGATGCGGGAGAGCCTACGCAAGGTTAAGGAGGCCTGCTTTCCCACAACCGACGACTCGAAGTGGCAGACGGCTATCGACAGCACTCTGTGGCTGAAGCACATCCGGTGCATCCTGGCCGGCGCCGTCAGAATTGTGGACAAGGTGGAGACCATGAGCACATCCGTGGTGGTTCACTGCTCTGACGGCTGGGATCGCACAGCACAGCTGACGGCCCTTTCGATGCTGCTGCTCGATCCCCACTATCGTACTGTGCGCGGCTTCGAGGTGCTTATCGAGAAGGAATGGCTTTCTTTTGGACACAAGTTCCAGCAAAGGGTTGGTCACGGCGACAACAAACACTCGGATGCAGATAGATCACCAGTTTTTTTGCAATTCATCGACAGCGTGTGGCAGGTTAGCCAGCAATTTAACAACGCATTTGAGTTTAATGAGCATTTCCTAATAACCATCGTGGATCACCTGTACTCGTGCCGTTTCGGAACCTTCCTCTGTAACACTGAAGCCGAGCGTGTGACCGAAG atctgAAACATAAGACCACATCCCTGTGGACGCATATAAATTCTTCGTTGGACCAGTATTTAAATCCCTTATTCCCTTCGTTCACGCACGGGGCTGAGCTGGTGCTTCGCCCCATAGCTAGCGTGCGGTCTGTCCGCCTATGGAAGGGTTTATACTGTCGCTGGAATCCTGGTCTATGCGCCCCACAGCATGGTTGTCAGCGAACCCGCGAGCTGCTCTCCAAGCAGGATCAGCTCTTCAAACTTGTCAATGAGCTGCGCCTTAAGTCCAACAACCGCAGTAATAGCATGCAGACAACTACCAGACTGGCCTCGCCTATGCACTAA